The DNA region CACTCAGGGGCTTCGTTCTTGTCAAGGAATCCATTTACAATCCAGTCCAACCGTCTCCCGCAGGAGaaaggaagaggacgaaAGAACGGAACGAGCTTGACGCATCAACCAATCCTCATACCATCTACCACCTCCAGACAGGAATCCCCGGCAACGCAAGATACTAACGCTATATACTCGAGAGCCTCGCCAAATGGAGCACCCACGCCCGATGCTCCCGTCACAGCGCTACTCCCCCTCGCCCGTCTACAGCTATGATAGCAGACGATGCACGCCGACGGGGAGGCAACCGCTGAGGGATTCAACTGGCAATTCCCAGTCGGCTGGCTCCCACCTCGGTAGCCTGGCCTCCTCTTGCCGCAACAGCCCTCTTGGTCTCTTCTCACCTAGTTTGACTAGCATACCCACGCCGCCCATCGTGCCGTCCCAAGCTGGGCCTGGCTACAGGAGCAGCAACGGCCTACGAAGATCAGATGCCTTGCACATGGCAAGACAGACACGTCTCAACATCAACCCCATCTACTACGCTCCCGAGTTTCGACCCTACCGGGACAAGCAGGACCAGAAGGATCCCAACGAGAAACAAATCTGGCCTCGTGTGCTGGAAGATGCCTTCCTCGACTGTAAGATGTCTCCCTCATGAAGAATACGACGTCTCTTTCTGACGTGTTTTCTAGCCCTGCTCATTATCCCTCACATGGGAAGGAAAAAGTACAGCATGCAAGGAAAGCAGTTCGGACGTAACATGCTCATCAGCGAGTACCTTTGGATTGCCTACTGCTGCAGCTTGCAGCCTGGACAGAAGGCtgaagagaggaagaggaagcaaGTATCCAGCCATATCCAAGTGGTGAAAAAAATGTTTGAGAAGCACCGCTGCTGTAAGTCGACCCCCGCCGTTCCCACACTTGCATCAATGATTGACATTCTACCAGACcacttcttcttcgtcaagGACCCTGACAAAAGCGAGGCCCGTCTCAAGGACAACATGGAGATCGCCTCCTTCAAGGACAACCCGGTTCTGATCGCCCTCGCTGAGGGTCGTCTTCCGGATGTCCGCCCCAACTATGAGTACTTCGCCCAGATTCTAGCCATGGACTCCCACGTCGTGATGAGACCAAAGACGGCCTGGATCTTCGTTGCCTCCAATAACGTGAGgatggacgaggatggcgaggcgTACGACCACCATGGCAAGCCCCTAGATAAGAACTACTACCCCCACCTGGAGAAGAACATGCACAAGGAAGACATCACCTCGAGAGGTCTCAATGGCAGTATTCTCTTGCATGAGTACAACAAGGAACTATCACAAAAGgagtccgccgccgtcaccgaaCTGGCTCAAGAATGGGAGGCCAAGTTTCCGCCTCTGCACAAGTCGCTTGAGCACGCGATCCACGACAACAAATGGCTCGACATCTTGGAGATGACAGTCACGCTGGAAATCCACCCCCGCAGCAACTTCCCTGCCGGCTCAGAGCTCAACGGCTTCGTTGAGTTGAGCATCTCCCTGCCCGCGCTCCAGAACCACCGTTGGAAGTGCGTCACGAAGCTGGCGCGTCCGGAAGAGCTCCGTAGCGCCGATAATGACGCCTTCGTCGTTGAGCAAACGAGCGAGATTGGCCTACAATACATCCACCGACCGGGATGTCAGGAGGGCAAGTTTGAGTGTGACTGCCGCAGCCGTCCTAGGCAGGACGTCCGCGTACCCTTCCCCGCAGCCGAGTGGGCCAGCATACTCAGCACATGTGCTGTTTACCTCGAGCCCATCGAGGACAAGTCCAAGGTGTATGACAACGATGATGAAAGAgccaaggccgccgaagacgccgcGCTTGAAGCCGAGCGGACCACCGCCGAGTTGATTCAGCAGGTCGGCATGTTCCAGGAGCTGTGGTCTGCCCCGCCCGACAACTCGGACCGGCGTGTGTGGACGCGCCGCGGCATCATCCTCTGGAAGTTTCGCACGATTCACGCTTTCGACGACAAGTGGAACCCCATCTTTGAGAAGCTAGCACCACAAAAGGGCAGAAAACCTGCCgaagaggatggcgaggagcATGGCGCATCGTTGAGGCGTGAAGGTCGTTCAAAGCGGGTTTTCAATCCCGCCGGTACTACCTGGCGGTTCCTCACGGCTCTGGATCCCGTCTCCTCGGCCCACCAGCAGAACGTCTGCATCAATCCTGCGGCTGCCTCCGGCCGTGACATGCTCATGGCCCCGACACCTCCCTACTCCCATCACCTCGCTGCTGTCATGAACGACAACCTCGGCTCTGCTTGGGAGCCCGTCTCGATGGCCGGCCAGCTGCCTAGCCTGGCATCTACCGGGACACTCGGAATGATGGACAATTTCTCTCATGGCCTGGCGACGCCTCCACCAACGGCATCAATCCACTCGTCGTATGCGAGCAGCTATGACGGCAGCCACGAGCTGGCCAGCGGGtctcatcaccaccatcaacTCGACTTCCTTGCCGCAGCTTGCACTAGCTCCATGGACAGCCAGAACACTCTGGTCACTGACATGGGCTCGGCTCCTGCCGACCCTTTCCTGTCGGCCACGGCGGGCATCCAAGTTTCAAAcggtgtcggcgtcggcgtgtACGATGAAGGGGATGTTGAGGGAATTTCCGATTGGGATACTGCGACGTCGTCCTTTCACAGCCTCAATCACTGGAACGGCTGGAACGAGTCGTCCGATGCAAAAACGCAGCAATGGCAGAACGAGAACCAGCGCAGCGTGGCGGCCAATGCCAGCCTTTGGAGCGAGGGCAAGGACCACCAGACGTGGAACCAGCCGCCGTGGGCCCAAGCCGTCTCGGCAGTCGCTGCCGTGGCCGGCACGGACGGTAGAT from Colletotrichum higginsianum IMI 349063 chromosome 4, whole genome shotgun sequence includes:
- a CDS encoding Transcription factor; this encodes MEHPRPMLPSQRYSPSPVYSYDSRRCTPTGRQPLRDSTGNSQSAGSHLGSLASSCRNSPLGLFSPSLTSIPTPPIVPSQAGPGYRSSNGLRRSDALHMARQTRLNINPIYYAPEFRPYRDKQDQKDPNEKQIWPRVLEDAFLDSLLIIPHMGRKKYSMQGKQFGRNMLISEYLWIAYCCSLQPGQKAEERKRKQVSSHIQVVKKMFEKHRCYHFFFVKDPDKSEARLKDNMEIASFKDNPVLIALAEGRLPDVRPNYEYFAQILAMDSHVVMRPKTAWIFVASNNVRMDEDGEAYDHHGKPLDKNYYPHLEKNMHKEDITSRGLNGSILLHEYNKELSQKESAAVTELAQEWEAKFPPLHKSLEHAIHDNKWLDILEMTVTLEIHPRSNFPAGSELNGFVELSISLPALQNHRWKCVTKLARPEELRSADNDAFVVEQTSEIGLQYIHRPGCQEGKFECDCRSRPRQDVRVPFPAAEWASILSTCAVYLEPIEDKSKVYDNDDERAKAAEDAALEAERTTAELIQQVGMFQELWSAPPDNSDRRVWTRRGIILWKFRTIHAFDDKWNPIFEKLAPQKGRKPAEEDGEEHGASLRREGRSKRVFNPAGTTWRFLTALDPVSSAHQQNVCINPAAASGRDMLMAPTPPYSHHLAAVMNDNLGSAWEPVSMAGQLPSLASTGTLGMMDNFSHGLATPPPTASIHSSYASSYDGSHELASGSHHHHQLDFLAAACTSSMDSQNTLVTDMGSAPADPFLSATAGIQVSNGVGVGVYDEGDVEGISDWDTATSSFHSLNHWNGWNESSDAKTQQWQNENQRSVAANASLWSEGKDHQTWNQPPWAQAVSAVAAVAGTDGRSGWSPVDQQRGLPSLDQISPLKSLAGRKRARSNSLDMENRENYPATAIQKLVHHRTPASVMDKGGHGHHSWE